The stretch of DNA tacatataaatacatatataaatatatataaatattatatatatatatacatatatatatatatatatataaataaataaatatatatatatatatatatatatatatatatatatatatatatatattatatgtatacatatgcatatacatacatgtatgtatgtatatatatatgtatatatgtatgtatgtatatatatatatatatatatatatatatatatatatatatatatatatcatatatcatatcatatatatcatatcatatatatcatatatcatatcatatcctgTGCCATGGTAGGGCATACATGTATGGACAGAAACTTTCCAAAGCCCAGCAGCATATTCACTTTTCTCGGGGCTCTGAATTTCACTCGTTTCATTAATACGTGTTGACCAAACTGTCTCAAACCCCTCATATTGATTCTCTCAACATTCTGCAAACATTACCGATTCTTCGGAATACATTTTTCCTACACCAAGTGACTTGAGAATTTATTTTCGTTCACGTTAAAAATGCTCAATTGACTTTGGTATTAACGTTGGTAAAGAACAGTTGGCTAAATATTTACCTCAGCTTTTGTTTTTGCTTCAACTACTCTGTGATCAGGTTCTTACATCTCCTTATCATTCCATCTCTTTTATTTCAAAGTTCTTGAAAATGTTTGTTTGTAACTTTGATCTTTGTGCACATAATTTTACTTTTTCACAAGTTCCTGTAGTTTTTCCTCGCTCTTCCAATCAGCACTATATTTCCAAATAAGTAATTTTGAAAGCCAATTACGATTCCTTATTACAAGACATGGCATTCCTCTCACGGCTACTATCCTGTCTTACATTATTTTATCCTTAAATATATCTAACAACTCAACTATTAAGACATAACACCATACCGACCACTCTGTCATATATAAGTTTAAAAAAGcttcacttttatatatttttttttcatattcacaaaaatttatcatttctactgtaaactaaaaaaaaacagttcctatatctatagtcgatttcttttagcaaggaatatttgcaccgactcgcagcggtacccttttagctcggaaaagtttcctgatcgctgattggttggacaacataattctaaccaatcagcgatcaggaaacttttccgagctaaaagggcacccctgcgagttggtgcaaatatgcctcgctaaaagaaatgaactatagttccATGTGTCTTTAACTTATGTTTCCtattaatttaaaaataaccaATTGCTTCACATTCCTGTGCACTTTTTGATTCCTAGGATATACTGCTTGTCCTGAAATATATTTGGTGATTAACATGCATAAAAGACTAACGatcatgaaataatatatatatatatatatatatatatatatatatatatatatatatatatattattatcattattatcattattattattattattattattaagctacaaccatagttggaaaagcaggatgctataagcccaggggtcccaacagggaaaaatagaatattttaacagtaacattaaaatggatattttctatatatactatagatatataaaattaccGGAATTCtatgaagtagaagaggaaggttATGAATAGTGATCACCTTAGTTCTTCATTTTTTCCTTTAGATTTttaattaaagtttatttcatagtAAGATTTTCCTTTAATTATCCCGTTTGTAAGTATTTTCATGTCTACTATTATCATTAAGACCTCGCCAATCTTCAATCACTTCCTGTAGCTCCTTATAACTCTATGCCCCATCAATGATTGTCCTCTTTGTGTGGATGGTGATCGAGTTTCTGGTGTCATAATCCGGTATTTGTGAACAGCCACATATATCTGTAAGATCGATGTCGCAATTAAGGTGCCTGGTTAGGATAACGCATTATTAATAGGTTCATGCGGTGCTATCATTGTTGAGTGTTTGCTGCTACTTATAATTTTAACATATTTGGAAGATTCCAGGGTCAATAGACTGAAAATACGGAATTAGAATGACCATATAAATaggttgcagttgttgtgataatggaatacgatctcatatatgctATTTTTGTagctgatatactgatgattcaatgctgtaatttttgttgttgttgatttctgATGCACtgtatgtaactgccaatatgtaactttgtttacCGTCTTtaggcgtaataaatttattaaatgatctctctctctctcagagacattTTGATTCTATTCTTTTGAAAGCTTAAGCTATGGCGTGTatagtaaacaaatatttataaatttaatagTAGATTTGTACAGTGCACTTGAAGATGATTATTTGTATTTACTTTTGACGgtcctttattctttgtttttatccGTCGCGTAAAAAGGATGATAGACAATTTCTCTTCCATTTTCCCCGTTATGGAATTATCTGCGAGATTCCAGTTGGGAATTTTCATAAGCGCTAAAGTGTGTGTCTGTTCGTAAGTGACATCCTGATATTGTCCTTACCAATCTATCACTGAAATTATTAATTACTTTGCAACAACCTAATTTTCATAAATATCCTTTTAGCAGCATTAAAATAGGCTATCTATCATTACACTGGAAACTAGTTTGTGACACAGCTGGTTCAGAAGGGAATTTCTACCAAAAGCAATAACAAGAACTGCCTTTTTCGTTGGCTTGGGTTGATTTCCAAGTCGCAGTCATCTTTATCATTGTTTTTGAGGCCACAAAATATTGCATTGAGTTTGGAATGAAATTGAACAAGATTCGTAAAAAACAGCTTAAACATAAAAACGCACTGGAGTATTCCAAGATGTTTATTAGCATTTGAGTTGGTAATGGGGACTTATTAAACAAGAGGTTTTATGCTAAAAGTtgccaaatattttcatatttttaagacaTCCTCTATAACTATCGGATGTCTGATTTAACTCGTACTATTCGGTTTTTAATATCCTTGATATGTTTGATAAGTGCTTTAAAGGTACATGAACTATTAAGAAATTTAATGCCAATGTATATTCAGTTTTAAGCTTTACGATGCCATAGATAGTCGTGTTTAGTGAAACATTGTTAAGCACAAACAATGCCTGGAATCCAGGAACATttgggcacacacttctatcttatttctcttcctcttgttttgctaaagtttctttatagtttatttaggatgtatttattttaatgctgtaactctctttatttttccttgtttcctttccccgctggactattttccctgttggagcccctgggcttatagcatcctgcttttttaactagggttgtagcatagcaattgaTGATAATTGATGATAACAACAACTCGACCAATTTGATAAATTAACATTACCATAATACTACTAAAACATTTGATTACTGAGTGGCCCTTTCGCTTATCAAAAAGTGAAATAAATTTCATGTGCTAACATTTTATCTACCCATTTTTAAGCTCTTTGCTCAAATATTGTTCACAGTGGAAGAGATAGATTGAATCTGGCAATGACGCAAGACAACTATCAAAGGTTTTAATTCAATATGATAACTTTCATTGGTCTATTATTGATCCATGAGGCATTTGAAAATGGAGAATACTGCTAATGGCTTGTGGGGGTATGgtcagttattacctccgccaagcggcggaggttatgttttcggttcggtttgtttgtttgtttgtttgtttgtttctctgtttgtctgtctgtctgtggacaacgtagaggccacatttctacacggaatcacttcaaacttggccaagtagttccccaatgtgtatggaagaactgattaaattttggtcaaggtcaccccaaggtcaaggtcacaggggtcactggtgtcactatgacataagtggccatatcaagagacagaaataaagcactgacttttgcataagccaacagggaagtcctagtccaggcgcaacctatgggtgatgttcaaatttataaaggtcaaaggtcaaggtcatattggtgcattatatcaatgtcatattaagtatcagtggcaaatgaacaaagatcacttgaaggtcaggtaactgccaaggccattgaatggttaagctaaattaaaggtcaaacgttacttgaaagtcgaagtcacatcaattcatgattctaggacatatggcgctctaggtcaccttggcggaggtatgtcctctacgaggaccatgtccgcgttcaggacttgctcacttgtttgcaAACTGCTTTAGAGGCAAGAGTCCGTGCTAGCACAAAACTTTGAAGAAACAAAATGCATACAGTTGCTTCTTtagcaattatatatacatatatatatatatatatatatatatatatatatatatatatatatatatatatatgtatatatatatatatatatatatatatatatatatatatatatgtatatatatatataatatatatatatatatatgtgtgtatatatatatatatatatatatatatatatatatatatatatatatgtgtgtgtgtgtgtgtatatatatattatatatatatatatatatatatatatatatatacatatatatatatatatatatatatacatatatatatacatatatatatatatatatatatatatatatatatatatatatagtaactcaaTTACTGCTTCTCTGGCATGTGTTTACGGCTGTGTATTTggataaattttaatttcattcagGGGACTGATGGAATTAAAGTTAATCTTCGTCCTAAAGGTATTTTTTGAAGATCATCTTTTAGGTTCCTTCCAGGattcaggttcctcgttgctctctctacacagtaattgtgggcacactactagaagacgCCTAGTATGGCCAAAGGTAGACTTTAGCCTTGAACATCAGAAGACTCCGTGTCAATGGCCATTAGAGTTACCCTGAATTTTATGATTTGTCTTTGAACTGTAATGTTAATAATTTAAAGTCAAATCAACGTTActgaacattattataattattattattagctaagctataaccctaatcggaaaaaaagcaagatgttataagcccaagggctccaacagggaaaatagcgcagtgaggaaacaaaaacatggatataaataaattataagcaaagtaataaacaatcaaaataaaaacttgaaacaaaaaaacaaaaggaagagaaataagatagaataatgtgcctgagtgtaccctcgagcaacaaaactctaatccaagacagttgaaggccatggtacaaaggctatggcactacccaagactagagaacaatggtttgattttggagtgtccttattctcctagaaaagctgcttaccatagttcgTGTGTCTTCTGtctttacccttaagaggaaagtagtcatagTCTTCCTTCTTATCGGTCAGTAGGAATCTGGTATATGTATTTAGacacgtacgagagagagagagagagagagagagagagagagagagagagagagagagagagagactttcctgaaATTTTCTCTAACTTTTTGCCTATTCAGAATTTACTCAACGGTTGAAGTGAAGTTTGTTTAAAGTTGTTTTTCTTTATCAAGTTAACATGGATAGTTTACTAGGCTGCTAAACAGTTTTATCTAGTATAAAATGGATAAAGTAGAAAATGGTAAAACTCATATAAAGGTTTTCAAAGTAAACTAAAATGTTTGATAAGGAGTTTTCTCTTTTTACCCCAAACAAAGGAATGGGCCTACGACGTTCATAATGTCTGTAATATGATTGAGTAATTAGCTTATAGTTAGGCAATTCGTTAATTCCTTGAAAATTATGAGAAGTCGTGTGGTGTAGAGATAAACTATTATAACATTAATGCTTTCTTTTGTGAGATATACTTTTACTTATTCAAGTCTTTTCAGATTTTGAAATAAgtgtaatttaatattttcaaatgtcgACAACTCTTTAAAGTACATTCAGTTTacaatttcatattttaaatagttCAATTTTTCTTCCAGGTGTGTATAGCTGTTTCCATGCAAACTACAAGGGCGATAAATGCTTTTAAATTGCGTGACTTTCAACTGGAGGAAATAGAATGACTGGAAAAATGTCTAAAGGCGAAATCAGAGCTTACCAGGATTGGATTTTGAAACTGTTGGAGTTGAAGGCGAGTTGAAACCCAAGTCATTTTCTAAACACTAACACCAGTTAGGGTAAAAAGGAGTGAAATAGAAGGGCGCTCAGTAGAGAGCACacttccaccacggcagcttatttctcgaactttatCCTgagattgacctttgaccttttcctTTACCTTTAACATTTACTTTTACCTTTAacatttacatttacctttaactTTAACCTTGACATTTACCTTTAACCTTGACAtttacctttaaccttgaccttgacctttaactttgaccttgacctttgactttgaccttgacatttacatttaaccttgacctttacctttgacttttACCTTTGACTTTTACCGTTGCCTTTTACGTTTTAGCTTTGACTTTACCTGTTATCTCTACCttttacctttacctttgaccatgacctttacctttgaccatgacctttacctttgagccttgaccttaacctttgatctttgacctttacctttgatctaggaggattaatactactggagatgccctgactcagaattctttcctgaacccgtgaggccaggggtttggccagattcaccccttcaaactgtcaaatctcgatcccaagttaatcctctgacagcgtactggtacttagtcagttttactcagacctttatttatagctgataactatttacttgttctattttattaccgatggtcccttcctgtaatactttattaaaaaaaaataataataatgttaaacttgttgctcaacttattggtgaatcagttacaaactcctttgaataatgaactacagtaaagtcgttgacctttatagccgtctatggatgacattgaacacagcttgtgttaatctcacaactgttgttactgatttttgcctaaaggcaggcagctgtgtgttatcatgggctcaaTCAAATCCTACTTAAACTATCTTCCAGAGTAATCCATAGACTCTTGTCAAGTTTGAAAACCCAAATCCAGGTGTTTTGGTTTACAGACAACCAATGTTAGTAAAGTAGAAGCAAACAACATATATTGTATCTTGCTTTATTGATACTGTTATACCTATCCACAAATTTACTTTATCAAAACTTAAATACAGAAATCATGATAAAACATTTACAATAGTAGACCTCATACATTAAAGAATGAATAATCCTTATATATTAGCTTACATAAAATAAATCACATAGAAACAATTTTATGacattatacgcatatatatatacatatatatgatatatatatatatatatatatatatatatatatatatatatatatatatttatatatatatatatatatatatatatatatatatatatatatatatatatatatatatatttatatatatataaatatatatatatatatatatatatatatatatatatatatatatatatttctactggccactaaaatgaataagttttgaaaatatctggcgacttttcattttattattggcCTGTATGGTGGCAGTAAAATGCTTTCCTGCATATGAATAGCGTACCTGCAGGTACTTCTCAGCTATTGCCCTTATCAGTAAAACTAAATGATTTTGCAGTGGGTCACTGTCAAACATATGTtttctaatttttgaaaaaattactttTCCTGTGTAATACTTCAAAACCCCACATACAATTTTTTGAAACTCTTTTCTACCAAGGCTTATGTCTGAGTTTTCATTGAAGGATATTGATCTTCTAAACAGAAGCTCACATCTCTGGCAGATTTCTACAACATCATCCGAGGGATTAATCAAATATCCCTTATTCTTCAATTTGATTAAGCTTGGTAACATATTTTCATTGGAAGTCAAACCATCTAAGCAGGCTTCACAACGCAAAGATTTCTttaatttataaacaataaaacctgCAATGTAAGCAACAATACTACTTGAACAAATTGATAACTGATGAGATGTAGGAATATAAGTGTAGTCTTCGTTATTATCCCTTGCATCTAAACTATGATCTGCTATTAACCTGTTCTTAGGAGAAGACATATTTATAATATCAACAGAATTACGAAAATGAGCTACATTACTTGAACACTTAAGTATGGGGACGGATTCTAGGGGTAAGCAATTTCCACGGAGGACATCCTGAATAtcattttgaattaaaatttttttataggcAGCagaaaactgcacagaagtagggtTATTATTACACCCACCCATACTTCTTATTTTACCGAAGAAAAGCTCAATATGATCTTGGCTCATTTTATatgatagtaaaaatttcaattttttattaggaCATCCAATTAATTGGTCGTATAGATTTACCAAGCTCCGAATACAAACTATAAAGCCTTGAAATCCCGTTCTTCTGTTTGAATTTAAAATATACTTTCCATCAGAAAGTTTTAAATCCCTAATATAAGCTTCAGCCTTAACTAAAAACTCTTTGATCAAACTTGCATTTTTTGGTTGCATCGGGCATTTGAAGTCCCGACTACAAAAATTTCTTGAGTTAAGAATATCGAATAGATCATTGAATAACCTAAGaaatttgattgttccctcacatccttcgaagcCAGCAAGGTTATTTTCTACGCAATACTTCAAGGAGTTTCCAACGGATTCACTTAGAAGTTGCGCAGCAAGCTTTACATTCATTTTTCGTTTTATCCACGCAATGTGTTGCGATCTAAGTTTATTGCCTAAATGCAAACCTTCACACTCCTGCAATTTGTGCAGTTTCTCTATGAAACCCCATTGAATGTGATTTCCTTCTCCGTCTATGAAATTCTTTCTTTCTCCAAATGCATTCCTTACTAATTTTAACATATGGCAAGGATCAAAAAATATGCATACGGGTTCCTGTGTCACTGGATGGGGGAAAGAAGTTCTCATATTATTGTAATCTAAATAGCAACCAAATTCTTTAATCATTGATACATTCGTTGCTGTACCATCAAAAGTTACTGACACAACAGTTACATTGGCACTATGTAACATTTCCAAGCACTGACCAAGCAAATTAGCACGTTCTTGAGCCCCAAGCCCTGCAATAAGAAAATATCCCACTGGTAATTTCCAAGTAAAGTTTAACGCGTTAACCATAAACACCAGAGCCTCTTTAGCAATAGGAAGTCTATCATCGTCAAGCTCAGTGCCCATATCAATATACCCATGATATTTTTTTCCATCCCACTCGACCTGTTGTTTGATGGCTATTTCGTCCATTATTAAAGtgcataaaacatttttattaatttttgctgCAGCTTCGGCTTTCATTTTCAAAGCTGTAAACGAGTAATTAGTGAACCCTGGTTTCCCATCCACCTGCTGATACCATTTTGCTATTGTTCTTGGATGTGGCAAACACGTGTCGAAAACCTTTCGTACATAACGATACGCGCTCGGAGAATAGAAGTGCAACTTTAGAGCAAAACTTCTAAGCGCTGGTGAATATTCGTTATGTAGCggtttttcattatgttttgcaGTTTGCCTTTTCAAAAGGTCTGCAACACCTGTAGCACAGTTCTCTAGCACAACCAAACTTTCATCACTTACAAAAGATTTTCGCTTTAGTTCACCTATAATGTTATTCAGATCACCATTTTTCTTTATAAGACGACGTTTGCTTTGTTGCAatagttttactttcttttttgCAACGGTCAGCTTATTTTCAATATAACGATTTTCCGCTTTAGATTATTAACCTCACTTTGTGAATTTTGTGGCGTTGGGCATTCAGACGTGGAAACCTCGGCTTCTTGGCGTTGCAAATGTTCAGGAAAAGCTTCAAATACACTTGGTACAGCTTGACTGTGCAAATAAACTTTCAGTGTTGTCCGAATAAAGTCCTCCTCTCTAAAGTGCTTAGAGCATAATCGCGAGTATATCGTTGGAGTAAAGTTTTCACGTCCCAAAGCACGAACCCATTCATTTCTCATGACCTCATCTTTTGGAAAACTGCAAGAGAAAGAAATCCAAGAAAATTTTCAGTTAAATTATAAATGTTTCCGTCATAATTTTATCTTGTTTTCTTCAGATTAGTATGACGACAATAAAATAAGAAACATTATCTGCATATTTTTGAGCAAAAAATCAACGTTCTTGACGGAAATACAAATCATTACTACTTACCGATGAAATGTAATAGATGGATTTGAAATCTTGTTGAattttttcgtacaaccaagaacagcacaggaaggagccatcgctaatgaaggcacaataagggttaccgtctctaaacaaaggtctgaatagaactgactacaaattccaatacagtgacagagattaacttgaaggatcaagaactgacagtttGAAGGGGTAAAACCCTGGCTTctcttaatccgggtcagggcatctccagttatttttcctccaagcctttgatctttgacctttacctttggcTTTTGAACTATGACCTTTGACCTGTACCTTTGATCtctgacataggactttcaaaataataataataataataataataataataataataataatgagtccctCTTAAAACACTACCTTGGGGCACACCACAGTCAAGATTGTAATATTCGGTATAAACATTCTCTATACGGTTTGTAATGTTCTTCCACTaagatttctaataaaaataggaaggcaTCATTGAAAACCATTATGATTATAGGATTTCAGTACTGAATGCTTTGTGAATGTCAAAAACTACGGCTACGGTGATTTTCTTTTATTCGAAACATCtacttatataattttctaagtgtgaaaagAAAGTCCAAAGTGGATTGACTATTTGCGAACGAATTTTTGAAGCTGGTACAATATTATTACAATGTAAACACCAAAtcagttcatgatttttttttttccagtaatttgcAAACACAATTTGTCAGAGAATTCGGCTCATAATTATTTAGATTAATGGGATCTTTTCTTGGCTTAGTTATTGGTACAGTATGACTATTTGCCCTTTCACccacaaaggacgtaccggtacgttcttgcaaaacactgttatttacattttttttgcaaatttttgaaAATTCTATGAGAAACttctggcattttccaaaagaatgagacca from Palaemon carinicauda isolate YSFRI2023 chromosome 5, ASM3689809v2, whole genome shotgun sequence encodes:
- the LOC137641009 gene encoding THAP domain-containing protein 2-like: MAPSCAVLGCTKKFNKISNPSITFHRFPKDEVMRNEWVRALGRENFTPTIYSRLCSKHFREEDFIRTTLKVYLHSQAVPSVFEAFPEHLQRQEAEVSTSECPTPQNSQSEVNNLKRKIVILKIS